A stretch of Roseibium porphyridii DNA encodes these proteins:
- a CDS encoding crotonase/enoyl-CoA hydratase family protein, with protein sequence MILKTLENGVQTMRLNRPEKKNALTGQMYNDLAEALEQGNSNTDVRCHLICGQPEVFTAGNDIGDFLQYAGKVAISDTPVVRFLRALVRNQKPIVASVDGIAIGVGTTLLMHCDMVFASPRALIRSPFVDLGLVPEAGSSLLGPQLMGHARAFELLCLGNAFSAEKAAQTGLVNQVVPEDVDAVALSCALDIASKPPEAMALSRKLLRGNVDQLSDRVEEEIQIFAARLTAPETIAAFQAFMMKKKA encoded by the coding sequence GTGATCCTGAAAACACTTGAGAACGGCGTTCAGACTATGCGTCTGAACAGGCCGGAGAAAAAGAACGCCCTGACAGGGCAGATGTACAACGATCTTGCCGAAGCTTTGGAGCAGGGCAACAGCAATACGGATGTGCGCTGTCACCTGATCTGCGGCCAGCCCGAGGTGTTCACCGCCGGAAACGATATCGGCGATTTCCTGCAATATGCGGGCAAGGTCGCCATTTCAGACACACCGGTCGTCCGATTTCTGCGAGCTTTGGTTCGAAATCAGAAGCCTATTGTTGCATCGGTTGACGGCATTGCCATTGGCGTCGGCACGACACTGCTGATGCATTGCGATATGGTGTTTGCAAGTCCGCGTGCGCTGATCCGTTCCCCCTTCGTCGATCTGGGCCTGGTGCCCGAGGCCGGTTCCAGTCTCCTGGGGCCGCAATTGATGGGGCATGCGCGGGCATTTGAATTGCTCTGTCTGGGCAACGCATTTTCAGCTGAAAAGGCGGCACAAACCGGGCTGGTCAATCAGGTTGTCCCTGAAGATGTCGACGCGGTTGCTCTCTCCTGTGCTTTGGACATTGCCTCAAAACCACCGGAAGCCATGGCTTTGTCCCGCAAGCTGCTGCGCGGGAATGTTGATCAACTGTCCGACCGGGTGGAAGAAGAGATTCAGATTTTTGCAGCCCGATTGACCGCACCGGAAACGATTGCTGCCTTTCAGGCATTCATGATGAAAAAGAAGGCCTGA
- a CDS encoding acyl-CoA dehydrogenase, with translation MYRAPVEEIAFTLKRVCGLEDLQDNPHHAELGDDLVDAILNEAGRFASEEIAPLNSVADKHGTPLVDGNVSTPPGWREAYHAWIEGGWNGLTAAPEHGGQGLPQMLSAAAMEMWNSGSMAFAIGPTLTIGAVEAMEKHASDELKAKYLEKLVSGEWMGTMNLTEPQAGSDLNALKAKAERADDGSYRVFGQKIFITYGDHDLTENIIHMVLARLPDAPAGTRGISLFLVPKFLVNDDGSLGERNDVKVAGVEHKMGIHGSPTCTMVYGDEGGARAWLIGEENRGLACMFTMMNNARLAVGIQGLGVAERAYQHALGYAVDRRQGKAPGDNSEGMSPIARHPDIKRMLLGMKSRTQVARAVCYACAHAIDMSNVVDNEVEQAFWNDRASLLTPIAKALSTDFGVEVASLGVQIHGGMGFIEETGAAQHLRDARIAPIYEGTNGIQSIDLVLRKLPLAGGEHIKGFIDELNGIASEVAASNRPEFGAASERLVAGIKDLEEATDYMLAALSEGRVADALSGATPYLRIAGLALGGALLCKGALRSSEEPAARMAERTLLARSYCETLLGETAGLRSDILLSAEAITAFDAEALAS, from the coding sequence ATGTATCGCGCACCAGTCGAGGAAATTGCTTTCACCTTGAAGCGTGTCTGCGGCCTGGAGGATCTGCAGGACAATCCGCATCACGCTGAGTTGGGGGACGACCTGGTTGATGCGATCCTGAATGAGGCCGGGCGGTTTGCATCCGAGGAAATTGCGCCGCTCAACTCCGTTGCAGATAAGCATGGCACACCTTTGGTGGACGGAAACGTATCGACACCTCCTGGCTGGCGCGAGGCGTATCATGCATGGATCGAAGGTGGTTGGAACGGCTTGACGGCAGCACCGGAGCATGGCGGGCAGGGACTGCCCCAGATGCTTTCGGCAGCGGCGATGGAGATGTGGAACTCCGGCTCAATGGCATTCGCCATAGGTCCGACGCTCACTATTGGCGCTGTTGAAGCGATGGAAAAGCATGCGTCCGATGAGTTGAAAGCCAAGTATCTTGAGAAGCTGGTTTCAGGCGAGTGGATGGGCACGATGAACCTGACGGAGCCTCAGGCAGGATCGGATCTGAACGCACTCAAGGCCAAGGCAGAACGTGCCGACGACGGCAGCTATCGCGTCTTTGGGCAAAAAATCTTCATTACCTACGGCGACCATGACCTGACCGAAAACATCATTCATATGGTGCTGGCACGTTTGCCGGACGCTCCCGCGGGTACCAGGGGTATCTCGCTGTTTCTGGTTCCAAAGTTCCTGGTCAATGATGATGGTTCGCTGGGTGAGCGAAACGACGTCAAGGTCGCCGGTGTTGAGCACAAGATGGGCATTCACGGTTCACCCACCTGCACCATGGTCTATGGCGATGAAGGTGGTGCCAGGGCATGGCTGATCGGCGAAGAAAACCGGGGTCTGGCTTGTATGTTCACCATGATGAACAATGCACGCCTGGCTGTTGGGATACAGGGACTGGGTGTTGCAGAACGTGCCTATCAGCACGCCCTAGGTTACGCCGTCGATCGGCGGCAGGGTAAGGCACCTGGAGACAATAGCGAAGGCATGAGCCCGATCGCGCGTCATCCGGACATCAAGCGCATGTTGCTTGGCATGAAATCGCGGACGCAGGTTGCGCGCGCCGTCTGTTACGCCTGTGCACATGCGATCGATATGTCCAACGTCGTGGACAACGAGGTTGAACAGGCATTCTGGAACGATCGTGCCAGTCTGCTGACGCCAATTGCAAAAGCACTGTCGACGGATTTCGGTGTTGAGGTCGCATCCCTCGGGGTGCAGATCCATGGTGGTATGGGCTTCATTGAAGAGACCGGTGCAGCACAGCATCTTCGTGATGCTCGCATCGCACCGATTTACGAAGGGACGAACGGGATCCAATCCATCGATCTTGTTCTGCGAAAGCTGCCTCTCGCCGGTGGAGAGCACATCAAGGGATTTATCGACGAGCTCAACGGGATCGCCAGCGAAGTTGCTGCATCCAATCGTCCTGAATTCGGAGCCGCGTCGGAACGTCTTGTCGCCGGCATCAAGGATCTGGAAGAGGCAACAGACTACATGCTTGCCGCATTGTCGGAAGGCAGGGTTGCCGATGCGCTCTCCGGTGCAACGCCTTACCTGCGCATCGCAGGGCTGGCACTTGGTGGCGCATTGCTTTGCAAAGGCGCTCTGCGCTCTTCAGAAGAGCCTGCTGCCAGAATGGCGGAACGCACGCTTCTGGCACGAAGCTACTGCGAAACGCTGTTGGGCGAAACCGCGGGTCTGAGATCCGACATTCTGCTGTCAGCCGAGGCGATCACGGCCTTCGACGCAGAAGCCTTGGCCTCCTGA
- a CDS encoding L-threonylcarbamoyladenylate synthase produces MQRWTLDTNLPDWQSAPQADAVAEVLLNGDLAAIPTETVYGLAADATNGVACAKIFEAKGRPQFNPLISHLQSTETALEHGEFNDKAIRLARAFWPGPLTLVVPRRPSSTISDLATAGLASVALRVPEGPVMRFLAEKTGRPLAAPSANRSGRISPTRAEDVIADLGPALGAIVDTGPCPVGIESTIVGLVDDQPLLLRPGGLAREDIEAILDEHLECTEANAEENAPTAPGMLSSHYAPDAKLIMNATEASPTDALLSFGPDPLPGADGAFSEFNLSPSGDLAEAAANLFHAMRTLDLSGADVIRAQIIPNFGLGEAINDRLRRAAAPRGTG; encoded by the coding sequence ATGCAGCGCTGGACCCTCGATACCAATTTGCCGGACTGGCAATCCGCACCGCAGGCAGACGCGGTCGCGGAAGTGTTGCTGAACGGGGACCTTGCTGCAATTCCTACGGAAACCGTCTATGGGCTTGCAGCAGATGCAACAAATGGGGTCGCCTGCGCAAAGATCTTTGAAGCCAAGGGACGACCACAATTCAACCCGCTGATCTCTCATTTGCAATCAACTGAAACGGCACTTGAGCACGGAGAGTTCAACGACAAGGCAATCCGCCTAGCAAGAGCTTTTTGGCCAGGCCCTTTGACACTGGTTGTCCCCCGGAGACCATCCTCGACAATCTCCGATCTGGCAACTGCCGGACTTGCGTCCGTAGCACTTCGTGTCCCGGAAGGCCCGGTCATGCGCTTCCTCGCTGAAAAGACAGGGCGACCTCTCGCAGCACCAAGCGCAAACCGATCAGGCAGGATCAGTCCGACACGGGCAGAGGACGTCATCGCGGATCTTGGCCCTGCACTTGGAGCCATTGTCGACACTGGCCCCTGTCCTGTGGGGATCGAATCCACGATTGTCGGCCTCGTGGACGACCAACCGCTCCTGCTTCGTCCGGGCGGCCTTGCGCGCGAGGACATCGAGGCGATTCTCGACGAGCACCTTGAATGCACTGAAGCCAATGCGGAAGAAAATGCACCGACTGCTCCGGGAATGCTGTCGTCGCACTACGCACCAGATGCCAAGCTGATTATGAACGCGACCGAGGCCAGTCCAACAGACGCATTATTGTCATTCGGTCCGGACCCACTGCCGGGTGCTGATGGAGCCTTTTCCGAATTCAATTTGAGTCCGTCAGGCGACCTCGCCGAAGCGGCTGCAAACCTATTTCACGCTATGCGGACGCTCGATTTAAGCGGTGCGGACGTCATTCGCGCACAAATTATCCCCAACTTTGGGCTGGGTGAGGCGATCAACGACCGGTTGCGTCGCGCGGCCGCCCCGCGAGGAACCGGCTGA
- a CDS encoding histone deacetylase family protein — MSTLILHHTSYLDHLTPVGHPERPDRIRAIDRILEHEKFQSVERDLAPMGAVEDIARAHPMSYVDHLHRLAPKEGTARVDADTTMSPGTWEAAMRGVGGACRAVDEVLTKKVNNAFSASRPPGHHAEKDRSMGFCFFNNVAVAARYAQDKYGIDRVAIIDFDVHHGNGTQDIFWDDPSVMYCSTHQMPLYPGSGAASETGEANTIVNVPLAPGEDGAGFKEAFEAILLPRLDHYAPELVIISAGFDAHARDPLGGLNLVEADFAWATRALMDVADKHCDGHVISALEGGYDLEGLARSTAAHVMTLMTG; from the coding sequence TTGTCCACGCTCATCCTGCACCACACATCTTACTTGGATCACCTTACGCCGGTTGGGCACCCGGAACGACCCGACCGGATACGCGCGATCGATCGCATTCTGGAGCACGAAAAGTTCCAGTCCGTTGAGCGTGATCTCGCTCCAATGGGGGCCGTTGAAGATATCGCACGTGCCCACCCGATGAGTTATGTGGATCATCTGCACCGGCTCGCTCCCAAGGAAGGCACCGCGCGTGTGGATGCTGACACGACCATGTCGCCAGGCACCTGGGAAGCAGCAATGCGCGGCGTCGGCGGCGCGTGCCGAGCGGTGGACGAAGTGCTGACCAAAAAGGTCAACAACGCCTTCTCGGCTTCGCGCCCACCGGGACATCATGCGGAGAAAGACCGTTCGATGGGCTTTTGTTTCTTCAACAATGTTGCAGTTGCTGCTCGATATGCGCAGGACAAATATGGCATCGACCGAGTAGCGATCATCGATTTTGACGTGCATCACGGAAACGGAACCCAGGATATTTTCTGGGATGACCCGAGTGTCATGTACTGCTCCACACACCAGATGCCTCTCTATCCGGGCTCTGGCGCCGCATCCGAAACCGGTGAAGCAAACACAATTGTAAATGTGCCTTTGGCTCCCGGTGAAGACGGCGCGGGATTCAAGGAAGCCTTCGAGGCAATCCTACTGCCCCGACTTGATCACTATGCGCCCGAACTGGTGATCATTTCAGCCGGCTTCGACGCACATGCACGAGATCCTCTGGGAGGGCTCAATCTGGTTGAGGCAGACTTCGCCTGGGCCACGCGAGCGCTCATGGATGTTGCGGACAAGCACTGCGACGGCCACGTGATTTCCGCACTCGAAGGAGGGTATGATCTTGAAGGATTGGCCCGCTCAACCGCAGCCCATGTCATGACTCTAATGACCGGGTGA
- a CDS encoding exodeoxyribonuclease VII small subunit translates to MTDAANDIASLSFEEALKQLETIVRELEQGNVPLERSIEMYERGDVLRKHCDTLLKSAEAKVEKIQLGQNGEPSGSETLDPQ, encoded by the coding sequence ATGACCGACGCTGCAAACGACATCGCCAGCCTTTCTTTTGAAGAGGCACTCAAGCAGTTGGAGACGATCGTCAGAGAACTGGAACAGGGCAATGTACCGCTTGAGCGCAGCATAGAGATGTATGAACGCGGAGACGTTTTGCGCAAACACTGCGATACACTGCTGAAATCTGCCGAAGCCAAGGTTGAGAAAATTCAGCTCGGACAAAACGGAGAGCCGAGCGGTAGCGAGACGCTCGACCCGCAATAG
- a CDS encoding helix-turn-helix transcriptional regulator, translating to MELLLRVLECSTQSEAWPRILEAIDSSLGCKCFLSEFDDDGDPLSGFGGEAPARDFGAVLERIETEGGRTALQFLISEASLYYPYCKTALNRHTPGSNAVSSQDQPGAEDQLSVADAVPPFQQAPGLISPVWRGDRTTILFGCFFVEHTPETVDVAVASETFRRLTKAISPALSLHFQLEKERVGNLMQQVLLSSLDRSVILISADRNILAATPTGSTAFADIDAAEPRRGKLVVKNKLIEAALQDLSAECKSPQQNSKSPGNADQTRSVYVTTADNVPRRVAIEMVPPALADSGSTSTPWFLVSVSEPADLPEELEQVLQDRYDLSQSEAHLARNLTMTGSMNETVEHLGITRNTAKTHLRRIYEKTGAHTQLQLASLIYRLAGLF from the coding sequence GTGGAACTACTTTTACGCGTCCTTGAGTGCTCAACACAATCGGAAGCATGGCCCAGGATTCTTGAAGCAATCGACTCCAGCCTCGGCTGCAAGTGTTTTCTCTCCGAATTTGACGATGATGGTGACCCGCTTTCCGGGTTTGGCGGCGAAGCACCTGCGAGAGATTTCGGAGCTGTGCTTGAGCGCATTGAAACAGAGGGCGGGCGAACTGCGCTCCAGTTCCTGATCAGCGAAGCGTCCCTTTATTATCCTTATTGCAAAACTGCCCTGAACCGGCACACGCCTGGATCAAATGCAGTTTCCAGTCAGGATCAGCCAGGTGCAGAGGATCAATTGTCCGTGGCGGACGCTGTACCCCCCTTTCAACAAGCGCCTGGATTGATCTCTCCTGTCTGGCGAGGCGACAGAACAACCATTCTCTTTGGATGCTTCTTCGTGGAACACACGCCCGAAACAGTTGATGTTGCAGTTGCCAGTGAGACATTCCGGCGGTTGACCAAAGCAATCTCACCGGCTCTTAGCCTGCATTTTCAGCTTGAAAAGGAACGCGTCGGCAATCTGATGCAGCAGGTGCTGCTTTCGTCTCTGGACCGTTCCGTCATTCTCATCAGTGCTGATCGAAACATCCTTGCAGCAACACCTACCGGTTCAACCGCGTTTGCAGATATCGATGCTGCTGAGCCAAGGCGCGGCAAACTTGTCGTTAAAAACAAGTTGATCGAAGCCGCCCTTCAGGACTTGTCGGCAGAGTGCAAATCACCGCAACAAAACTCCAAGTCTCCCGGTAACGCGGATCAAACCCGATCCGTCTACGTAACCACGGCAGACAACGTGCCTCGCAGAGTTGCGATCGAAATGGTTCCTCCGGCACTGGCGGACAGCGGCTCCACATCGACACCCTGGTTTCTTGTCAGCGTCAGCGAACCGGCGGATTTGCCGGAAGAACTCGAGCAGGTTCTGCAGGACAGATACGATCTGTCCCAGTCAGAAGCTCATTTGGCTCGAAACCTGACAATGACCGGATCAATGAACGAGACCGTGGAGCACCTGGGCATTACGCGGAACACTGCCAAAACCCATCTAAGGCGCATCTATGAAAAGACAGGCGCGCACACACAACTGCAACTCGCAAGCCTGATCTACAGGCTCGCCGGACTGTTTTAG
- the dxs gene encoding 1-deoxy-D-xylulose-5-phosphate synthase has product MTSRPETPLLDKVSSPAELRELNEADLLQLADELRSETIDAVSITGGHLGAGLGVVELTVALHYVFNTPEDKIIWDVGHQCYPHKILTERRDRIRTLRQGKGLSGFTKRAESVYDPFGAAHSSTSISAGLGMAAARDLNGGDNNVIAVIGDGAMSAGMAYEAMNNAGHLGSRLIVILNDNDMSIAPPVGAMSAYLAKLVSGPTYQTLRDAAKNLAKNLPKPVFEKAARAEEYARGFWTGGTMFEELGFYYVGPVDGHNLDHLLPILKNVRDTHHGPILIHAVTQKGKGYGPAEGAKDKYHGVAKFDVVTGKQAKPKANAPSYTNVFATSLIKEAEADEKVVAITAAMPDGTGLNLFGEAFPERTYDVGIAEQHAVTFAAGMATEGFKPFATIYSTFLQRAYDQVIHDVAIQGLPVRFPIDRAGLVGADGPTHAGAFDTAFLSCLPGFVVMAAADEVELRHMVATAVAYDQGPISFRYPRGEGVGLDMPERGSVLEIGKGVIRREGTKVALLSFGGRMSECLKAADELDAAGLSTTVADARFAKPLDMDLIRRLAREHEVLVTVEEGSNGGFGSHVLTRLAEESLLDNGLKIRTLALPDTYLDQDKPDAMYAAAGLNCDGIMRTVFAALGTEALTAPQRA; this is encoded by the coding sequence GTGACTTCCAGACCCGAAACCCCACTGCTCGACAAAGTTTCTTCGCCGGCTGAACTTCGCGAGTTGAATGAAGCGGACTTGCTTCAGCTCGCGGACGAACTGCGTTCAGAAACCATTGACGCCGTTTCGATTACCGGCGGACATCTGGGAGCAGGCCTTGGTGTAGTCGAGCTGACAGTTGCCTTGCATTACGTGTTCAACACACCGGAAGACAAGATCATCTGGGATGTTGGACATCAGTGCTATCCGCACAAGATCCTGACGGAAAGACGCGACCGCATTCGCACGCTGCGCCAGGGAAAAGGCCTTTCCGGTTTCACCAAACGGGCGGAAAGCGTCTACGATCCATTCGGGGCCGCTCACTCTTCAACGTCGATTTCAGCCGGACTCGGTATGGCGGCCGCACGCGACCTGAACGGTGGAGACAACAATGTCATCGCGGTAATCGGTGACGGTGCCATGTCTGCCGGAATGGCTTACGAGGCGATGAACAATGCCGGACACCTCGGATCCCGCCTTATCGTGATCCTGAATGACAACGACATGTCGATTGCGCCGCCAGTCGGTGCCATGTCCGCATATCTTGCAAAGCTTGTTTCAGGCCCGACATACCAGACCCTTCGGGACGCTGCCAAAAATCTCGCCAAGAACCTGCCAAAGCCGGTCTTTGAAAAGGCTGCTCGCGCTGAAGAATATGCGCGCGGCTTCTGGACCGGTGGCACCATGTTTGAAGAACTTGGTTTCTACTATGTTGGCCCGGTCGACGGCCACAATCTGGATCATCTTCTGCCGATTCTGAAAAACGTTCGAGACACGCATCACGGTCCCATTCTGATCCATGCCGTTACACAAAAGGGCAAAGGATATGGGCCGGCCGAGGGCGCCAAGGACAAGTATCACGGTGTTGCCAAGTTCGATGTGGTGACGGGCAAGCAGGCCAAGCCGAAGGCAAACGCGCCGAGTTACACAAATGTATTTGCCACGTCCCTGATCAAGGAAGCTGAAGCAGACGAAAAAGTTGTTGCGATCACGGCTGCAATGCCCGACGGCACGGGCCTGAACCTTTTCGGCGAAGCGTTTCCTGAACGCACTTACGATGTCGGCATTGCCGAACAGCACGCTGTGACCTTCGCTGCCGGAATGGCAACGGAAGGTTTCAAACCCTTCGCGACGATCTATTCCACGTTTCTGCAAAGGGCTTATGACCAAGTCATTCATGACGTCGCGATCCAGGGACTTCCGGTTCGTTTCCCGATTGATCGGGCGGGTCTGGTGGGTGCTGACGGCCCGACACATGCCGGTGCATTCGACACAGCCTTTCTGTCCTGCCTTCCGGGCTTCGTGGTCATGGCAGCTGCGGACGAAGTGGAATTGAGGCACATGGTGGCGACAGCAGTCGCCTACGACCAGGGACCTATATCCTTCCGCTATCCGCGCGGTGAAGGTGTCGGGCTTGATATGCCGGAACGCGGCAGTGTGCTTGAGATCGGCAAAGGGGTCATCCGCCGCGAGGGCACCAAGGTTGCCCTGCTTAGCTTCGGTGGACGCATGAGCGAGTGCCTGAAAGCAGCAGATGAACTGGATGCTGCAGGCCTGTCGACAACCGTGGCCGACGCGCGTTTTGCCAAGCCGCTCGATATGGACCTCATCCGCCGCCTGGCGCGGGAGCATGAGGTTCTCGTTACCGTTGAAGAAGGCTCAAACGGTGGTTTCGGCAGTCATGTTCTAACCCGTCTCGCCGAGGAGAGCCTGCTGGACAACGGGCTAAAAATTCGCACGCTTGCTTTGCCGGACACCTATCTGGATCAAGACAAGCCCGATGCCATGTATGCGGCAGCGGGCCTGAATTGCGACGGCATCATGCGTACGGTTTTCGCGGCTCTCGGGACAGAAGCTCTGACTGCACCACAGCGTGCATAA
- a CDS encoding MFS transporter, with product MVQTLLSVSALMFSVALFIFGHGLQTTLLPLAADRYYFSDFEIGAMSSAYFFGMVLGCLGAPLIIMRAGHIRAFAALVSLMSAAAIMHPVFIDPYAWIVIRMISGFSLAGFYMIAESWLNESATNENRGTVMSFYIVVLFGALMAGQISIATMNIATFVPFAIASVAVSLAVMPVSLTTSTQPAPITLVRFRPIQLYKNSPAAFVGVVFIGATQGAILTLSPLYGSQIGLSTNEAALFAAALFGGGLISQWPVGRLSDLFDRRRVLIGLGVATAATSLAIVLVSPSTFVVAALMGVLIGMSAQPLYAIAVAHAFDHAAAEDFVETSSGMLLSFGIGSIAGPLIASTVMSNTGPSGLFYMVIGSNLIMVTFILTRVVRRRALPAAEKTDFEYASTAQVGTVISSEPLDAEAEEYVIPPEEFPAYEDDIYNFEATEDADGAEETKQAASDPDATNASAENATTSAKDKATEPQSPT from the coding sequence ATGGTTCAGACGCTTCTTTCAGTGTCCGCACTCATGTTTTCCGTTGCCCTGTTCATCTTCGGGCACGGGCTTCAAACGACATTGCTGCCACTGGCTGCCGATCGATACTATTTCTCCGATTTCGAAATCGGGGCAATGTCTTCGGCTTATTTCTTCGGTATGGTGCTTGGCTGTCTGGGAGCGCCCCTGATCATTATGCGCGCCGGGCATATCCGTGCCTTTGCCGCTCTGGTTTCGCTGATGTCAGCGGCTGCGATCATGCATCCGGTGTTTATTGACCCATACGCCTGGATCGTCATTCGGATGATTTCCGGTTTCAGCCTTGCCGGGTTTTACATGATTGCAGAAAGCTGGCTGAACGAGAGCGCCACCAACGAAAACCGCGGCACAGTGATGTCGTTTTATATTGTCGTGCTGTTCGGCGCTCTCATGGCAGGTCAGATCTCCATCGCGACCATGAACATTGCGACGTTCGTTCCCTTTGCGATTGCCTCGGTTGCCGTCAGTCTTGCGGTTATGCCCGTATCGCTGACAACTTCCACGCAGCCTGCGCCGATCACGCTGGTCCGCTTCCGGCCGATCCAGCTCTACAAGAACTCACCAGCAGCTTTTGTCGGCGTTGTCTTTATCGGGGCGACACAGGGTGCGATCCTCACGCTCTCACCTCTTTATGGATCTCAGATCGGCTTGTCGACAAACGAGGCGGCTTTGTTCGCAGCAGCGCTCTTTGGCGGCGGGCTCATTTCCCAATGGCCTGTCGGTCGTCTTTCGGACCTCTTCGACCGGCGCCGGGTTCTGATCGGCCTTGGTGTTGCAACGGCGGCCACATCCCTTGCGATCGTGTTGGTATCTCCAAGCACCTTTGTCGTAGCCGCCTTGATGGGCGTACTGATTGGCATGTCCGCACAACCGCTTTACGCAATTGCGGTTGCACACGCCTTTGACCATGCGGCGGCGGAGGACTTTGTCGAGACATCCTCCGGCATGCTGCTCTCCTTCGGCATCGGCTCAATCGCGGGCCCGTTGATCGCTTCCACAGTCATGAGCAACACCGGTCCGTCCGGTTTGTTCTACATGGTGATTGGGTCCAATCTGATTATGGTCACCTTCATCCTGACACGCGTTGTCCGCCGCAGAGCGCTTCCGGCAGCCGAGAAGACAGACTTCGAATATGCATCGACTGCTCAGGTTGGTACCGTCATTTCGTCAGAGCCACTGGACGCTGAAGCCGAGGAATATGTCATTCCGCCGGAAGAATTCCCCGCATATGAGGATGACATCTACAATTTCGAAGCCACTGAGGACGCGGACGGCGCTGAAGAAACAAAGCAGGCCGCAAGTGATCCTGATGCAACGAACGCATCGGCTGAAAACGCAACAACGTCTGCAAAGGACAAGGCAACAGAGCCACAATCACCGACCTGA
- a CDS encoding copper chaperone PCu(A)C has product MKFWKSIAAATALTFVSLAATAGDYTAGDLSISHAWTRATPPKAKAGGGFVEIVNSGAEADRLVKASSDVAGKVELHEMAVTDGVMKMRELEGGIDIPAGETVTLKPGGLHIMFMGLNQSFEEGATVPVVLTFEKAGDVAVELAIAKMGAKSMEAGHMDHGKMDHSKN; this is encoded by the coding sequence ATGAAATTCTGGAAATCCATCGCCGCAGCGACGGCGCTTACATTTGTTTCGCTTGCTGCGACAGCAGGCGACTACACAGCTGGCGATCTGAGCATCAGCCATGCCTGGACACGGGCAACCCCACCCAAAGCGAAAGCCGGCGGCGGCTTCGTCGAAATCGTCAATTCCGGTGCTGAAGCCGACAGATTGGTCAAAGCTTCGTCCGATGTTGCAGGCAAGGTTGAACTGCATGAAATGGCCGTCACGGACGGTGTGATGAAGATGCGTGAACTTGAAGGCGGCATCGATATCCCCGCAGGCGAGACCGTAACCTTGAAGCCAGGTGGCTTGCACATCATGTTCATGGGTCTGAACCAGTCTTTCGAAGAGGGCGCAACCGTTCCTGTTGTTCTGACCTTTGAGAAAGCTGGTGACGTTGCCGTTGAGCTGGCGATTGCCAAAATGGGTGCGAAATCCATGGAGGCCGGTCACATGGACCATGGTAAAATGGATCACAGCAAGAACTAA
- a CDS encoding SCO family protein codes for MSGLKLFRYLAWAAVAVLAVVSGALVYQQTAGNNNSGGLIEPLAAIGGPFELVSGSGETVTDETFAGKPLVLFFGFTYCPDVCPTTLAELQGWLEALGEDAGKLNYAFVTVDPERDTPEVMRDYVWAFDERIMPLTGSREQIDAMIKAYRVYAKKVPLDDGDYTMDHSAAVYLMDADNKFVGTIAYGEAEENALQKLQRLIKNAPATS; via the coding sequence ATGTCTGGCTTGAAACTCTTCCGGTATCTGGCTTGGGCGGCGGTTGCCGTCCTGGCCGTTGTATCCGGAGCGCTCGTCTATCAGCAGACTGCGGGCAACAACAACTCAGGCGGCCTGATTGAGCCGTTGGCCGCAATAGGGGGGCCCTTTGAGCTCGTCAGTGGCTCCGGTGAGACAGTTACCGATGAAACCTTCGCCGGCAAACCGCTCGTGCTGTTCTTCGGTTTCACCTATTGCCCGGATGTGTGCCCGACGACCTTGGCCGAGCTCCAGGGCTGGCTTGAGGCACTTGGTGAAGATGCCGGCAAACTGAATTATGCCTTCGTTACAGTCGATCCGGAAAGAGATACGCCTGAAGTTATGCGAGACTATGTGTGGGCTTTCGACGAGCGCATCATGCCGTTGACCGGCTCACGCGAACAGATCGATGCCATGATCAAGGCCTATCGTGTCTATGCCAAAAAAGTACCGCTTGACGACGGCGACTACACCATGGACCATTCAGCAGCTGTCTACCTGATGGATGCCGACAATAAATTTGTCGGAACGATTGCCTATGGTGAGGCAGAAGAGAACGCCCTTCAGAAGCTGCAGCGTCTGATCAAGAACGCTCCAGCAACTTCTTAA